A window from Gemmatimonadaceae bacterium encodes these proteins:
- a CDS encoding VanZ family protein, protein MAILAYLTGVTLIITLLPFQFAWPREWRVMLTGNAVDIVANVLMFVPLGFLYRLGTTHHRRHSALRVLWMGALVSSAIESAQLFELERYTSPLDVATNAAGAWLGALASDRVASRLRAGGAMVARFSLELPLMGLVYLLIPLLWLNALASGGEAEHAGLSVLLAVFGASVLGGLQKHHFGPDRHVSPAATACVTMTWYAAGSFPLLPTHPIAVGAGAIVAGLLAWRRGTVGHRGHALERRYEVRVLLSAVPAYATYLALLGAGPLLGGVGPWSVGLGFPGVATEWTKLEILRLLELVAAFTLLGYIQCETRGRSVDRYVGALPRLVAWTLVAVAAIEALRGLDHAHGASVARAVLLFASSLYGGGLYYLQRAHILHLLGDATRAEPVVSERGSPGAR, encoded by the coding sequence TTGGCGATTCTGGCGTACCTCACGGGCGTGACGCTCATCATCACCCTTCTCCCCTTCCAGTTCGCCTGGCCGCGGGAGTGGCGAGTGATGCTCACGGGCAACGCGGTCGACATCGTCGCCAACGTGCTCATGTTCGTGCCGCTGGGATTCCTCTACCGGCTCGGCACGACCCACCATCGGAGACACAGCGCGCTCCGCGTGCTCTGGATGGGAGCGCTCGTCAGCTCGGCGATCGAGTCGGCCCAGCTCTTCGAGCTGGAGCGATACACCTCTCCGCTCGACGTGGCGACGAATGCGGCCGGCGCCTGGCTCGGCGCGCTGGCCAGCGATCGTGTGGCCTCGCGCCTTCGGGCGGGCGGCGCGATGGTGGCCCGCTTCTCCCTCGAGCTGCCGCTGATGGGCCTCGTTTACCTCCTGATCCCCCTGCTCTGGCTCAACGCGCTCGCCTCGGGCGGCGAAGCGGAACACGCCGGGCTCTCGGTGCTGCTCGCCGTGTTTGGGGCGTCGGTGCTCGGCGGTCTCCAGAAACACCACTTTGGCCCGGATCGCCATGTGTCACCCGCGGCCACGGCCTGTGTCACCATGACCTGGTACGCGGCTGGCAGTTTTCCCCTGCTGCCCACCCACCCGATCGCCGTGGGCGCCGGCGCGATCGTGGCGGGTCTCCTGGCCTGGCGCCGCGGCACGGTGGGCCACCGCGGCCACGCGCTCGAACGGCGCTACGAAGTCCGGGTGCTCCTGAGTGCGGTTCCCGCCTACGCGACGTACCTCGCCTTGCTTGGCGCGGGCCCGCTGCTTGGCGGAGTTGGACCCTGGAGCGTCGGCCTCGGCTTTCCCGGTGTGGCCACCGAATGGACGAAGCTGGAAATCCTGCGGCTGCTCGAGCTCGTCGCCGCATTCACGCTGCTCGGATACATCCAGTGTGAAACCCGAGGACGCAGCGTCGATCGCTACGTCGGAGCGCTACCGCGGCTTGTGGCGTGGACTCTGGTCGCTGTGGCCGCGATCGAGGCACTGCGCGGGCTTGATCACGCCCACGGGGCCAGCGTTGCGCGAGCGGTGTTGCTGTTCGCCTCGAGCCTGTACGGTGGCGGGCTCTACTACCTCCAGCGCGCGCACATCCTGCACCTGCTGGGCGACGCAACCCGCGCCGAGCCCGTCGTCAGCGAGCGAGGCTCACCTGGCGCTCGATGA
- the xrt gene encoding exosortase: MTSIAPSRDTSVPLAALAAIGVTFVVLFAAPMANTAATWWSDPDAGHGLLLAPLAVWLAWRAGLSPHARAQRAWGLTAIVVAVLLRYVSALAAEAFVARAAMLLALGGVVVWGWGFRQLWHWWLPVLLLALAMPLPEIVLGSLALPLQFQASKLGAAMLSTRGIPVHLDGNVIRLPGHDLFVTEACSGLRSLTALLSLGVLLGGLVLRSPVSRVAIVCLSIPVAVLVNGVRVFGTGFLVAFVDPALAEGFSHMTEGWLLFVVAFAILGAITWGILRLEARWLGKEAPHA, encoded by the coding sequence ATGACGAGCATCGCACCTTCTCGGGACACCAGCGTTCCCCTCGCCGCGCTCGCCGCGATCGGGGTGACGTTCGTTGTCCTGTTTGCGGCCCCAATGGCCAACACCGCGGCGACGTGGTGGAGCGATCCGGATGCTGGCCATGGCCTGTTGCTCGCGCCGCTGGCCGTATGGCTCGCGTGGCGCGCCGGGCTGAGTCCGCACGCCAGAGCACAGCGGGCCTGGGGACTCACCGCGATCGTGGTCGCGGTGCTCCTGAGGTATGTCTCCGCGCTCGCCGCCGAGGCCTTCGTGGCGCGCGCGGCGATGCTGCTGGCGCTCGGTGGAGTCGTGGTGTGGGGATGGGGCTTTCGACAGCTCTGGCACTGGTGGTTGCCCGTGCTGCTGCTGGCGCTGGCCATGCCGCTGCCGGAGATCGTGCTCGGTTCGCTGGCGCTGCCACTGCAGTTTCAGGCGTCCAAGCTGGGCGCCGCGATGCTCTCCACGCGCGGCATCCCGGTTCACCTGGACGGCAACGTGATTCGCCTTCCGGGCCACGACCTGTTCGTGACGGAGGCCTGCTCCGGGCTGCGCTCGCTGACGGCGTTGCTCAGCCTCGGCGTCCTGCTCGGTGGCCTGGTGCTTCGCTCGCCGGTTTCGCGCGTGGCGATCGTGTGTCTGTCGATCCCCGTCGCGGTGCTGGTGAACGGGGTGCGGGTTTTTGGCACGGGCTTTCTGGTGGCGTTCGTCGATCCGGCGCTCGCGGAAGGGTTCTCGCACATGACCGAGGGCTGGCTGCTTTTCGTCGTTGCTTTTGCGATCCTTGGCGCCATCACGTGGGGGATCCTCAGGCTCGAAGCCCGTTGGCTCGGCAAGGAGGCGCCACATGCGTAA
- the epsI gene encoding EpsI family protein: MRNWRNLVPAMLFAIGSVLTWGAGRQESAPLDRPLRELPASINGVVGEERPLTNEERQVAGVSDYMFRIFRRDSVNAFSVYVGYYESQATGKTIHSPRNCLPGAGWQVVESDTAALPLDGRTVTVNQYVIANGPMQAVVLYWYQGRGRVAHSEYKVKWELLRDAANRGRTEEALVRVMVPIAPSRSFDATDWRLRREAAEQTARDVAREMLPLMNRALPPWSATT, from the coding sequence ATGCGTAACTGGCGCAACCTTGTCCCCGCGATGCTGTTCGCGATCGGCAGCGTGTTGACCTGGGGGGCCGGCCGCCAGGAGTCTGCGCCGCTCGACCGTCCGCTGCGTGAGCTGCCCGCGTCGATCAACGGCGTCGTCGGCGAAGAGCGTCCGCTGACGAACGAGGAGCGGCAGGTGGCCGGGGTGTCGGACTACATGTTCCGCATCTTTCGTCGCGATTCGGTGAACGCCTTTTCGGTGTATGTGGGCTACTACGAGTCCCAGGCGACGGGAAAGACGATCCACTCGCCGCGCAACTGCCTGCCCGGGGCCGGCTGGCAGGTCGTGGAGTCCGATACCGCGGCGCTCCCGCTCGACGGTCGCACGGTCACGGTGAATCAATACGTGATCGCCAACGGTCCGATGCAGGCGGTGGTGCTGTACTGGTACCAGGGGCGTGGACGCGTTGCGCACTCGGAGTACAAGGTGAAGTGGGAACTCCTGCGTGACGCCGCGAACCGCGGCCGGACCGAGGAAGCGCTGGTGCGGGTGATGGTGCCGATCGCGCCCTCGCGTTCGTTCGACGCCACCGACTGGCGCCTGCGCCGCGAAGCGGCCGAGCAAACGGCGCGGGACGTCGCGCGCGAGATGCTGCCCCTGATGAACCGCGCCCTGCCACCGTGGTCGGCCACCACATAG